TCGAAGTCGCCACTTGAGCGCAGGTAGCGTAATTTCAGGATAGCCTCGGCGCTTTCCAATCCCCAGCGCGCGCCGGTGATGTCCATCCGATCCTTGATGAGGTGACGGCACGCGCCTTCGATCCCCGCGCGTGCGGGGAACAGAACGCCTGTATCCTGTATGTGCTCGAAACTCACGGTTCATCCCCGCGCGTGCGGGGAACAGCGAGTCTCGATCATCGAGGACGAGCTCCCGACCGGTTCATCCCCGCGCGTGCGGGGAACAGGGCGACGGCCCCGGTGGGTGGCGGCATTGTGGGGGTTCATCCCCGCGCGTGCGGGGAACAGAGGTCTCCGCACACCCCACCCCAGGTTTAAGCCGGTTCATCCCCGCGCGTGCGGGGAACAGGTTCGATGACGGGCTTATCTTCCTCGGCCGCAAGGTTCATCCCCGCGCGTGCGGGGAACAGTTGATGTAGCGGTCCGTGAACCGGGCCCACTCTGCGGTTCATCCCCGCGCGTGCGGGGAACAGTCGATGGCCGGCAGGAGAAACCGATCGACAATCGGTTCATCCCCGCGCGTGCGGGGAACAGCAGGCCAGCCGCGAAGGCGTCATCAAGGTACACGGTTCATCCCCGCGCGTGCGGGGAACAGGAAGTCGAAGCCGGCGGTCCGGCCCATCATGCCGGTTCATCCCCGCGCGTGCGGGGAACAGGTCCGTTCATGTCATGCTCCTTGTGTTGGTCCCGGTTCATCCCCGCGCGTGCGGGGAACAGACTTCCTCCATCTCCCTGATTATTAAACAATAATCAAGGTCATCCTAATCTACCAGCCGATATCGCAGTCGCAAAGGCGCCGAAGGGCAGACCAAAGCTGCCCCGGCGGGCCGATTGTAATCCATATTTTTAAAGATCGGGGCCCGCCGTTTCCGGAAGGAACGACACGAGCTTCGCCCCGTCAAGCTCTACGGGGATGCGCCTGTTCTGTCCAAGCGTTACAAAATCAAAACCGGCCTCATTATTGGCGCGCCAGGCCATGACGGCGTTGCCGTCCTCGATGCCCTCCTCGACTTGGCTCCAGATATAGTTGCGCACTTTCGCGGAATAATCTCCGACGTAGACACCTGCTCGAATCTCCAGCAACCAAATCGCAAGGCGTCCGCGCAGCCGAGGCGGTGCATTCTCAAGAACGATGACCAGCATCGCCCAAGCCTTGCGGGTTCGGAATCGCGGGTAGCACGGCGTCTTCCGGCGGCGCGGGCGGCTCGATTCCGCCTGCGGCGAGCATTTCCTCAATCCCGGGGACGATCCGCTCCAACAGCTTCGTTTCGCGAAATATATTTCGGCACGCCAACCGCACCTCCTACTCCACCTTCACCAGGTTGCACGCGGCGATCTTAAACGCGATCGGAACGACGGTATCGAATTTGTAG
This region of Pseudomonadota bacterium genomic DNA includes:
- the cas2e gene encoding type I-E CRISPR-associated endoribonuclease Cas2e, with product MLVIVLENAPPRLRGRLAIWLLEIRAGVYVGDYSAKVRNYIWSQVEEGIEDGNAVMAWRANNEAGFDFVTLGQNRRIPVELDGAKLVSFLPETAGPDL